The Dethiosulfovibrio peptidovorans DSM 11002 genome has a window encoding:
- a CDS encoding triphosphoribosyl-dephospho-CoA synthase yields the protein MLSDRLATLAQRALIHEAASSPKPGLVTSIDRGAHHDMDFGSFVASALALGPFFKQAATIGAKLHRESPEECLKVLRSAGREAESSMEEATGGVNTHRGAIFSMGLAVAAVARTVSLGEVPHGEAVAKVSGSFVAGIVERELTPLLLRHEEPLSAGERLFVSMGVDGIRGEAERGFPSALVALSRLKSYPDPLSSSAMCDALLSVLASGNDTNVLSRGGKERMIYLAEAAEEALRLGCMKTSEGRRKVAAMERYCLDNWVSPGGSADMLALAVFLVLVEREWPISSTVSLCTP from the coding sequence ATGCTGTCCGACAGGTTGGCAACCTTGGCTCAGAGGGCTCTTATCCATGAGGCCGCTTCTTCGCCCAAGCCCGGGTTGGTAACGTCTATCGACAGAGGAGCCCATCACGACATGGACTTCGGCTCCTTCGTTGCCAGTGCTTTGGCCTTGGGGCCTTTTTTTAAACAGGCTGCCACTATAGGGGCGAAGCTTCACCGTGAATCTCCGGAGGAATGTCTGAAGGTGTTGAGATCCGCCGGAAGAGAGGCGGAGTCGTCGATGGAGGAGGCCACCGGAGGAGTGAACACCCACAGGGGAGCGATATTCTCTATGGGGTTGGCCGTGGCGGCAGTCGCGAGGACCGTGTCTTTAGGGGAGGTTCCTCATGGAGAGGCGGTGGCGAAGGTTTCAGGATCCTTCGTGGCTGGGATAGTCGAGAGGGAGTTGACTCCCCTGCTTCTGAGACACGAAGAGCCCCTCTCCGCCGGAGAGAGGCTCTTCGTGTCTATGGGAGTCGACGGGATCAGGGGAGAGGCGGAGAGGGGGTTCCCCAGCGCTCTCGTCGCCCTGTCCCGCCTTAAGTCCTATCCCGATCCTCTATCGTCTTCCGCTATGTGCGACGCTTTGCTCTCCGTCCTGGCCTCGGGAAACGATACCAACGTGTTGTCCCGAGGAGGAAAGGAGAGAATGATATACCTGGCGGAGGCCGCCGAGGAGGCTTTGCGCCTTGGTTGCATGAAGACCTCCGAGGGACGTCGCAAGGTCGCCGCCATGGAACGCTACTGTCTGGATAACTGGGTAAGTCCCGGAGGCAGTGCCGATATGCTGGCTTTGGCGGTGTTTCTTGTTCTGGTGGAACGAGAGTGGCCGATCTCCTCTACCGTTTCTCTCTGTACTCCCTGA
- a CDS encoding tripartite tricarboxylate transporter permease: MDAVFANLALGFQTALTATNVLWVFIGGFLGTIMGMLPGLGPATGVAILIPITYGMNPTTALITMCAVYYGAMFGGSRASIMINTPGDASAIVSCFDGYPMTKNGQAGSALAISAIASFIGGTIGMILLVFLTGPIASYAFKFGPVEMFSLLMFALTATVTLSEGSILKGFIAVAIGFMISTIGIDPQTGINRFTLGVEPLQDGVDFLVVMIGLYAVCEVFKNIKDVNVQHKIDSKTIGKVWVSWADFKKCLIPMLRNSPLGFFIGVLPGMGGTIATFMSYAMEKSLSKTPERFGKGAIEGLAAPEAANNSCSCGAMVPLLTLGIPGSGTTAVMLGALMLLGVRPGPILFAQYPEIAWGVIASLIVGNIALLVINLPLAIPLVQLLRIPQRIMLPLILGMGFMGAYFLNYSAFDFILVTVFALGGYMFSKLGIPIPPLVLALILGSSTEQYFRNAMTIANSDLAIFVEKPISAVLLSMAAISFCYALYKRRKVATE, translated from the coding sequence ATGGACGCTGTTTTCGCAAACTTGGCTCTAGGATTCCAAACGGCTCTCACTGCGACCAACGTACTGTGGGTCTTCATCGGAGGATTTCTCGGCACCATAATGGGAATGCTGCCGGGATTGGGCCCCGCCACCGGGGTAGCCATACTGATACCTATAACATACGGAATGAACCCCACCACCGCCCTGATAACTATGTGCGCCGTCTACTACGGTGCAATGTTCGGAGGTTCCAGGGCCTCCATAATGATCAATACCCCCGGGGACGCCTCCGCCATAGTCAGCTGTTTCGACGGATACCCGATGACGAAAAACGGCCAGGCCGGATCGGCCCTCGCCATATCCGCCATAGCCTCTTTCATCGGAGGAACCATCGGAATGATCCTGCTGGTGTTCCTGACGGGCCCCATCGCCAGCTACGCCTTCAAGTTCGGTCCGGTGGAGATGTTCTCACTGCTCATGTTCGCCCTGACCGCCACGGTCACCCTCTCGGAGGGCAGTATCCTCAAGGGATTTATCGCCGTGGCCATAGGTTTCATGATATCCACCATAGGGATAGACCCCCAGACGGGGATCAATCGCTTCACCCTCGGAGTTGAACCTCTTCAGGACGGAGTGGATTTCCTGGTAGTTATGATAGGCCTCTACGCCGTATGTGAGGTATTCAAGAACATAAAGGACGTAAACGTACAGCATAAGATAGATTCCAAGACCATAGGCAAGGTGTGGGTATCCTGGGCAGACTTCAAGAAATGCCTCATACCCATGCTCAGGAACTCGCCTCTGGGCTTCTTCATCGGGGTACTCCCCGGAATGGGAGGAACTATAGCCACCTTCATGTCCTATGCCATGGAGAAATCGCTCAGCAAGACTCCCGAAAGGTTCGGCAAAGGCGCCATCGAGGGACTAGCCGCTCCCGAGGCGGCCAATAACTCCTGCTCCTGCGGAGCCATGGTTCCCCTGCTAACACTGGGTATCCCTGGATCGGGAACGACTGCGGTTATGCTGGGAGCCCTGATGCTATTGGGAGTTCGCCCCGGGCCTATCCTCTTCGCCCAGTACCCAGAGATAGCCTGGGGAGTCATAGCCTCTCTGATCGTCGGGAACATAGCTCTGCTGGTTATAAACCTGCCTCTGGCCATCCCGCTGGTCCAGCTTCTCAGGATACCTCAGAGAATCATGCTTCCTCTCATCCTGGGTATGGGATTTATGGGAGCCTATTTCCTCAACTACAGCGCCTTCGACTTCATCCTGGTGACCGTGTTCGCCCTGGGCGGCTATATGTTCAGTAAACTGGGAATTCCTATACCGCCTCTGGTTCTGGCTCTGATACTTGGAAGCTCGACGGAACAGTATTTCAGGAACGCCATGACCATAGCCAACAGCGACCTGGCTATTTTCGTAGAGAAGCCCATATCCGCCGTATTGCTCTCTATGGCTGCCATATCCTTCTGCTACGCTCTCTACAAAAGGCGAAAGGTGGCGACTGAATAG
- a CDS encoding Bug family tripartite tricarboxylate transporter substrate binding protein, with protein sequence MKKLFVLFCATLLVVASSGAALADWSPKRPIELIAPAGPGGGWDLLCRTIQKTLKEEKLVDRPVLVTNKPGGGGATGWNYLKGKEGKGEYIAATSTLLILNNLFGKSPLSYKDFTVLANLQAEWIAVAVAKDAPWTNGKELFEAIDADPDGMVIGVGPALGNDDHISFLMLAQKYGVDPQKIKFVVYPKTAAEQIPALMGGHVKAITIGLAEVMEQHKADNLRIIGISSKERLESLPNVKPWVEQGVDMIFPHWRGIIAAPGLSEEQIAYWQGTIEKMIETPTWKEQLEKLEWAPFYQNPAEFAASLADQTENFQSTLKRVGLIK encoded by the coding sequence ATGAAAAAACTTTTCGTATTGTTCTGCGCAACTCTGTTGGTCGTAGCCTCTTCCGGCGCGGCCCTGGCCGACTGGTCTCCCAAGAGACCTATCGAGCTCATCGCACCGGCCGGTCCCGGAGGTGGTTGGGACCTGCTATGCCGCACCATACAGAAGACCCTTAAAGAGGAAAAACTGGTCGATCGTCCCGTGCTCGTCACCAACAAACCCGGTGGAGGCGGAGCTACCGGATGGAACTACCTCAAGGGCAAGGAAGGCAAGGGCGAGTACATAGCGGCAACCTCCACCCTTCTCATACTGAACAACCTGTTCGGAAAGAGCCCTCTCTCCTACAAGGACTTCACCGTCCTCGCAAACCTTCAGGCCGAGTGGATCGCCGTAGCTGTGGCCAAAGACGCTCCCTGGACCAACGGCAAAGAGCTTTTCGAGGCCATCGACGCCGATCCGGACGGTATGGTCATAGGGGTTGGACCGGCTCTCGGAAACGACGACCACATATCCTTCCTGATGCTGGCACAGAAATACGGCGTAGATCCCCAGAAGATCAAGTTCGTCGTCTATCCCAAGACCGCCGCTGAGCAGATTCCCGCTCTCATGGGCGGCCACGTCAAGGCCATCACTATCGGTCTGGCCGAGGTAATGGAGCAGCACAAGGCCGACAACCTGAGGATAATCGGCATAAGCTCCAAGGAACGTCTCGAGTCCCTCCCGAACGTAAAACCCTGGGTGGAACAGGGAGTCGATATGATATTCCCCCACTGGAGAGGTATCATCGCCGCTCCCGGATTGAGCGAGGAGCAGATCGCCTACTGGCAGGGAACCATCGAAAAGATGATAGAGACCCCCACCTGGAAAGAGCAGCTCGAGAAACTGGAGTGGGCCCCCTTCTATCAGAACCCCGCGGAGTTCGCCGCATCCCTTGCGGACCAGACCGAAAACTTCCAGTCAACTCTCAAGAGGGTCGGACTCATCAAGTAG
- a CDS encoding tripartite tricarboxylate transporter TctB family protein: protein MTKNMISGLLSVVLGLAYIYGAALIPEVKAGDEIGPRLFPYIIGTAAVICGGLLTLSELRKKEREPFSFGFVTERPIWIKIFAIIILGILYGETLDYLGYVIGTILFMVLVGSILNKGRFVQNAIIAVSFSCVCYGVFSIALKLSLPRGLLSFLPF, encoded by the coding sequence ATGACGAAAAATATGATCTCCGGACTTCTCTCCGTCGTCCTGGGCTTAGCCTATATCTACGGGGCCGCCCTGATTCCGGAGGTGAAGGCGGGGGACGAGATAGGACCAAGGCTTTTTCCCTACATAATAGGCACTGCCGCCGTGATATGCGGAGGTTTGCTGACCCTGTCGGAACTACGGAAGAAGGAGAGGGAGCCGTTTTCCTTCGGCTTCGTGACGGAAAGACCCATATGGATCAAGATATTCGCCATCATAATCCTGGGGATACTCTACGGAGAGACCCTGGATTATCTGGGCTACGTAATAGGGACGATCCTCTTCATGGTTCTGGTGGGATCGATCCTGAACAAAGGACGGTTCGTTCAGAACGCAATCATAGCCGTTTCCTTTTCCTGCGTGTGTTACGGAGTGTTCTCCATAGCCCTGAAGCTGAGCCTCCCCAGAGGGCTGCTGAGCTTCCTGCCCTTCTAG
- a CDS encoding response regulator: protein MTIKILLADDHKILREGVKALLNRQEDMEVVAEAGNGEEALSIAGEIRPDVTVMDVMMPQMDGIEATRRIVEDGSSRVVALSMYADRSFVSEMLKVGALGFLLKDCASTELVEAVRKVMDGEIYLGPSISHIVAKLYVSSLHDPDDIEPLTPREKEILMLLAEGNTNREVAERLHLSIKTVGTHRQHIMNKLKLKNLADLVKYAIRNGMISINR from the coding sequence ATGACGATAAAGATACTCCTGGCAGACGACCATAAGATACTCAGGGAGGGAGTAAAGGCCCTGCTGAACCGCCAGGAAGACATGGAGGTAGTGGCAGAGGCAGGAAACGGAGAGGAGGCCCTGTCCATAGCCGGCGAGATCAGACCTGACGTAACTGTCATGGACGTCATGATGCCCCAGATGGACGGAATAGAGGCGACCAGACGGATAGTAGAGGACGGCTCGTCGAGAGTGGTGGCCCTCTCCATGTACGCCGACAGAAGCTTCGTCTCCGAGATGCTCAAGGTAGGAGCCCTGGGATTTCTTCTGAAGGACTGCGCTTCCACCGAACTGGTCGAGGCGGTGAGGAAGGTTATGGACGGAGAGATCTACCTAGGACCCAGCATATCCCATATAGTGGCAAAACTGTACGTGTCGTCTCTACACGACCCGGACGACATAGAACCTCTTACACCGAGGGAAAAAGAGATATTGATGCTCCTGGCGGAGGGGAACACGAACAGAGAGGTGGCGGAAAGATTGCATCTCAGCATAAAGACCGTCGGGACCCACAGACAACACATAATGAACAAGTTGAAACTGAAAAACCTGGCCGATCTGGTCAAATACGCCATACGAAATGGAATGATATCCATCAATCGATGA
- the citD gene encoding citrate lyase acyl carrier protein, with protein sequence MEFSSAAVAGTLESSDVMVSFSPSDEVLEVEVESIVMKQRGRRIREVVDELVSQVGLEKGVLRIQDKGALECTLRARINTVLDRAGAR encoded by the coding sequence ATGGAGTTCAGTTCCGCCGCGGTAGCAGGTACCCTCGAATCCAGCGATGTAATGGTTAGTTTCTCTCCGTCGGACGAGGTCTTAGAGGTGGAGGTCGAGAGTATCGTTATGAAGCAAAGAGGCAGGAGAATAAGGGAGGTAGTCGATGAGCTGGTCTCCCAAGTAGGCCTTGAGAAGGGTGTCCTTAGAATTCAGGATAAAGGCGCCTTGGAGTGCACTCTGAGAGCTAGGATAAACACCGTTTTAGACAGGGCTGGAGCCCGCTGA
- a CDS encoding L-threonine 3-dehydrogenase: MKRIVVTGGLGQIGTELIRRLRKEYGNDCVLATDVKEEGTERLGEGPFELLDVTDGNKLSELVKRHRADTVLHLAGILSANAEKNPQLAWSVNMNGLYNALEVARQESCSFFFPSSIAAFGPGTPQDKTPQDTVQRPNTIYGVAKVSGELLCDYYHGKYGLDTRGVRFPGLISYDALPGGGTTDYAVHIYYDAIRKGSYTSFIAPGTYMDMMYMPDALDSVVGLMEADPSRLKHRCCFNITAMSFEPDQLAAAIEKHVPGFVLNYDVDPARQAIAESWPNSIDDSAAREEWDWNPKYDLEAMTVDMLEKLKAKLS, translated from the coding sequence ATGAAACGAATAGTGGTAACCGGAGGACTGGGACAGATAGGGACGGAGCTGATCCGCCGTCTCAGGAAGGAATACGGCAACGACTGCGTATTGGCAACGGACGTGAAGGAAGAGGGAACGGAACGTCTTGGCGAGGGGCCCTTCGAGCTTCTGGACGTGACTGACGGAAACAAGCTGAGTGAACTGGTGAAGAGACACAGGGCCGACACGGTGCTTCACCTGGCCGGCATACTCTCGGCCAACGCGGAGAAGAACCCCCAGCTGGCTTGGTCGGTCAACATGAACGGTCTCTACAACGCCCTGGAGGTCGCCCGTCAGGAGAGCTGCTCCTTCTTCTTTCCCAGCTCCATCGCGGCCTTCGGACCAGGGACGCCACAGGACAAAACGCCACAGGACACTGTCCAGAGGCCCAACACCATCTACGGAGTGGCCAAGGTATCGGGAGAGCTTCTGTGCGACTACTACCACGGCAAATACGGCCTGGACACCAGGGGAGTCCGCTTCCCCGGACTCATCTCCTACGACGCCCTTCCCGGAGGAGGGACCACCGACTACGCCGTCCACATCTACTACGACGCAATTCGCAAAGGCAGCTACACCAGCTTCATAGCCCCGGGGACCTACATGGACATGATGTACATGCCCGACGCCCTGGATAGTGTGGTGGGGCTCATGGAAGCCGACCCGTCCAGGCTGAAGCACCGGTGTTGCTTCAACATAACCGCCATGAGCTTCGAGCCGGACCAACTTGCGGCGGCCATAGAAAAGCACGTACCGGGATTCGTCCTGAACTACGACGTAGACCCGGCCCGTCAGGCCATAGCCGAATCGTGGCCCAACTCCATAGACGACAGCGCCGCCAGAGAGGAATGGGACTGGAACCCTAAATACGACCTGGAGGCCATGACGGTCGACATGCTTGAGAAACTGAAGGCCAAACTATCCTAG
- a CDS encoding aminotransferase class I/II-fold pyridoxal phosphate-dependent enzyme yields MLDRLEKTLNGNLEELRNSGRAKGKELIIEDVIKPEGDRGPRYLVKGHGEKPFIRMNSNSYLGLTLRDDLREAEEEGATRYGVGPGAVRFISGTFRPHRDLEKKLAAFHGREEAMVFSSAYMTVNGVLTSLITKETAVISDELNHNCIINAIRLSRPRSKSVYGHNDVAELESRILEAQGARRLIVVTDGIFSMRGDHAPLKEIEAVVRKHDHLFPENAILVVDDSHGVGAFGETGRGTEEYTGGRADVLVGTLGKAYGVNGGYVVSSEAVVTYLREHAPMYIYSNPISAGEAAATVKALEILDGPEGRGILKHLRDMTGRFEKGLTDLGYEVIPGDHPVVPLMVRDTEETSRIVSYLLENGVLATGLNYPVVPKGDEEIRFQISGDHTASDIDAVLDILREYREKR; encoded by the coding sequence ATGCTGGACAGACTGGAGAAAACCCTTAATGGGAACCTGGAGGAGCTGAGAAACTCCGGACGGGCCAAGGGCAAGGAACTGATAATAGAGGACGTCATCAAGCCGGAAGGCGACAGGGGGCCTCGCTACCTCGTCAAGGGACACGGTGAGAAACCCTTCATAAGGATGAACTCCAACTCCTACCTGGGACTTACCCTGAGGGACGACCTCAGAGAGGCGGAGGAAGAGGGAGCCACCAGATACGGAGTCGGCCCCGGAGCGGTCCGGTTCATAAGCGGTACCTTCAGACCTCACAGGGACCTGGAGAAAAAACTGGCCGCCTTTCACGGCAGAGAGGAAGCCATGGTCTTCAGCTCGGCCTACATGACGGTAAACGGAGTGCTCACCTCCCTGATAACCAAGGAAACGGCGGTCATAAGCGACGAGCTCAACCACAACTGCATAATAAACGCCATAAGGCTCTCCCGCCCCAGGAGCAAATCGGTCTACGGCCACAACGACGTGGCAGAGCTGGAGAGCAGGATCCTGGAGGCCCAGGGAGCCCGGCGTCTCATAGTCGTCACGGACGGCATCTTCAGCATGAGAGGAGACCACGCCCCTCTTAAGGAGATAGAGGCAGTGGTCAGGAAACACGACCATCTCTTTCCTGAGAACGCCATACTGGTGGTGGACGACTCCCACGGGGTGGGGGCCTTCGGAGAGACAGGCAGAGGCACGGAGGAATACACGGGAGGTCGGGCCGACGTCCTGGTGGGGACCCTGGGCAAAGCCTACGGTGTCAACGGCGGCTACGTCGTATCCAGCGAAGCGGTAGTAACCTACCTGAGGGAACACGCCCCCATGTACATCTACTCGAACCCCATCTCCGCCGGAGAGGCGGCCGCCACGGTCAAGGCCCTGGAGATACTGGACGGCCCCGAGGGAAGGGGCATACTGAAACACCTGAGGGACATGACCGGACGGTTCGAGAAAGGGCTGACCGACCTGGGCTACGAGGTGATCCCCGGAGACCATCCTGTGGTTCCCCTGATGGTCCGAGACACCGAGGAAACCTCCAGGATAGTCTCCTACCTGCTGGAGAATGGCGTCCTTGCCACGGGGCTGAACTACCCTGTGGTTCCCAAGGGAGACGAGGAGATACGGTTCCAGATATCCGGCGACCACACGGCATCGGATATCGACGCTGTTCTGGATATACTCAGGGAGTACAGAGAGAAACGGTAG
- a CDS encoding dicarboxylate/amino acid:cation symporter gives MERKGKIGLLPKLIIAIIAGILIGKFTPEQVVRLLATFNGLFGNFLGFSIPLIIIGFVAPGIGDLGKNAGKILGLTVAIAYGSTVLAGSLAYFADSAVFPHILSVGAMVSESAAHGNPEEALLAPFFIVEMPAIMGVMTALLIAFTLGIGMAAIDGGKLNEVMHEFQSIIEKLISVVIIPLLPLHICGIFANMTYGGEVQTIMSVFIKVYAVIIALHFTMLIVQYLIACSAAGKNPFKAIKNMIPAYFTAIGTQSSAATIPVTLQQTKENGVDEDVADFVVPLCATIHLSGSTITLTSCAIAVMMLHGMDVSFAAMLPFVMMLGVCMVAAPGVPGGAVMAALGVLESMLHFSPTMLSLMIALYLAQDSFGTACNVTGDGAIAILVNKLTGKNARIPDTSGQPVGAGD, from the coding sequence ATGGAGAGAAAAGGAAAGATAGGGCTTCTTCCAAAGCTGATAATCGCCATCATCGCCGGTATACTAATAGGTAAGTTCACCCCCGAACAGGTGGTAAGGCTTCTCGCAACCTTCAACGGCCTCTTCGGCAACTTTCTTGGCTTCAGCATACCTCTGATAATAATCGGGTTCGTGGCTCCCGGAATAGGCGACCTGGGCAAGAACGCCGGTAAGATACTGGGGCTAACGGTCGCGATAGCCTACGGTTCCACCGTTTTGGCCGGTTCCCTGGCCTACTTCGCAGACAGCGCCGTATTCCCCCATATTCTTAGCGTAGGCGCCATGGTCTCCGAATCGGCAGCTCACGGAAACCCCGAAGAGGCCCTGCTGGCGCCGTTCTTCATAGTGGAGATGCCTGCGATAATGGGGGTCATGACCGCCTTGCTGATAGCCTTCACCCTCGGAATAGGGATGGCCGCCATAGACGGAGGCAAGCTCAACGAGGTCATGCACGAGTTCCAGAGCATAATAGAGAAACTCATCTCCGTGGTGATAATTCCCCTCCTTCCGCTTCACATCTGCGGCATCTTCGCAAATATGACCTACGGAGGCGAGGTCCAGACCATTATGTCGGTGTTCATAAAGGTATATGCCGTCATAATAGCGTTGCATTTCACCATGTTGATCGTCCAGTATCTGATAGCCTGTTCCGCCGCCGGGAAGAACCCCTTCAAGGCTATAAAGAACATGATCCCGGCCTACTTCACCGCCATAGGGACCCAGTCCTCCGCCGCGACTATCCCTGTCACACTTCAACAGACCAAGGAAAACGGCGTCGACGAGGACGTGGCGGACTTCGTAGTTCCCCTCTGCGCCACCATACACCTGTCTGGAAGCACCATAACCCTGACCAGCTGTGCCATAGCGGTCATGATGCTTCACGGAATGGACGTATCCTTCGCAGCCATGCTGCCCTTCGTGATGATGTTGGGAGTCTGCATGGTAGCGGCACCGGGAGTTCCTGGCGGCGCCGTCATGGCGGCTTTGGGAGTGTTGGAGTCTATGCTCCACTTCAGCCCGACCATGCTCTCCCTCATGATAGCCCTCTACCTGGCCCAGGACAGTTTCGGAACCGCCTGTAACGTCACGGGAGACGGAGCCATCGCTATATTGGTCAACAAATTGACAGGAAAGAACGCAAGAATTCCGGACACCTCCGGACAGCCGGTAGGCGCCGGAGACTGA
- the citC gene encoding [citrate (pro-3S)-lyase] ligase → MVEIRELCFQSEMEERASLLASRGLSVPGGDGRILGAFDSDRLVGTASLFRSVVQGVAVDDSFEGEGLAASLISRVISLAVSEGIGHLFLFTKPSEALSFSRLGFREIVSVKGASLLEWGSPGLDKYLAGLSEMATGRDSSAVVVNCNPFTLGHRWLLERASSSSSHLFVLVVEEDRSIFPFEDRFLMVSSGLSDLDNVTVIPSGPYVISSATFPTYFTKGGEEESVHAALDIRLFGTKIAPALGVSRRFVGSEPNCRLTALYNETMKTDLPPLGVAVEELSRIESGGVPISASRVRALLESGEMDSIRPLVPDVTWNYLLNRYKENEE, encoded by the coding sequence GTGGTTGAGATAAGGGAGCTCTGTTTCCAAAGCGAGATGGAGGAGAGGGCCTCGCTTCTGGCCTCCAGGGGGCTTTCCGTCCCCGGTGGAGATGGCAGAATTTTGGGGGCTTTCGATTCCGATAGGCTTGTAGGTACCGCCTCTTTGTTCCGATCGGTCGTCCAGGGTGTGGCGGTCGACGATTCCTTCGAGGGGGAGGGGTTGGCGGCTTCCCTTATCTCCAGGGTCATTTCTCTGGCGGTCTCGGAGGGGATCGGTCACCTTTTTCTGTTCACCAAGCCATCGGAGGCCCTCAGCTTTTCCCGTTTAGGGTTCAGAGAGATCGTCTCGGTTAAAGGAGCCTCTCTTTTAGAGTGGGGAAGTCCCGGTCTGGACAAATACCTCGCTGGCCTCTCCGAAATGGCCACTGGAAGGGACAGCTCGGCGGTGGTCGTAAACTGCAATCCCTTTACCCTGGGCCATCGATGGCTTCTCGAGAGGGCCTCCTCTTCGTCATCCCATCTTTTCGTCCTCGTGGTGGAGGAAGATCGGTCGATCTTTCCCTTCGAGGACCGGTTCCTTATGGTGAGTTCCGGGTTGTCCGATCTGGACAACGTTACGGTGATACCCAGTGGACCCTACGTCATCTCTTCCGCTACCTTCCCTACCTACTTCACCAAGGGAGGGGAGGAAGAGTCCGTACACGCTGCTCTGGACATCCGGTTATTCGGTACTAAAATAGCTCCGGCACTCGGCGTTTCCAGGCGATTCGTGGGTAGCGAACCGAACTGTCGTCTCACCGCACTCTACAACGAGACCATGAAGACCGATCTACCACCTCTGGGAGTTGCGGTGGAGGAGCTGTCTCGGATAGAGAGCGGCGGTGTCCCCATAAGCGCTTCCAGGGTTAGAGCCTTACTGGAGTCGGGGGAGATGGATTCGATCCGCCCACTGGTTCCCGACGTAACCTGGAATTACCTTTTAAATCGATATAAAGAAAACGAGGAGTGA
- a CDS encoding GntR family transcriptional regulator, which yields MPLLSKAKEIKIKPVREIVYEHIRQAIVGGELEPGTRFTDGEIATEFNISRTPVREAIQKLETEGLIERVPMKGNVVKGLLPKDVAQIFALRKALECLAVRYVAVNATEEELGLIRATLDQAKTYMNTLQGDALADAYVPIVARYNKAMFEASHAPRVVDLIWSHREMLDRYRVVRIVIAKRLHESYSTREQMYGYFVDRKPDDAAILWASHIDRSYRIWIEAIGCSEDIGTHDYM from the coding sequence ATGCCATTACTTTCTAAAGCCAAGGAAATAAAGATCAAACCGGTAAGGGAGATCGTCTACGAACACATCAGACAGGCCATCGTAGGCGGCGAACTGGAACCGGGCACCAGGTTCACCGATGGAGAGATCGCGACCGAGTTCAACATCAGCAGGACTCCCGTCAGAGAGGCTATACAAAAACTGGAGACCGAGGGCCTGATAGAGAGGGTTCCCATGAAGGGCAACGTGGTAAAAGGTCTGCTCCCCAAGGACGTGGCTCAGATATTCGCCTTGAGAAAGGCACTGGAGTGTCTGGCGGTACGTTATGTGGCGGTCAATGCCACGGAGGAAGAGCTCGGCCTCATAAGGGCCACCCTGGATCAGGCAAAAACCTATATGAACACCTTACAGGGAGACGCCCTGGCGGACGCATACGTTCCCATAGTGGCAAGGTATAACAAGGCCATGTTCGAGGCATCCCACGCCCCCAGGGTGGTGGACCTCATATGGAGCCACCGAGAGATGCTGGACCGGTACAGGGTCGTAAGGATCGTCATCGCCAAGAGACTTCACGAAAGCTACAGCACGAGAGAACAGATGTACGGCTATTTCGTGGACAGGAAACCAGATGACGCAGCGATCCTCTGGGCAAGCCATATAGACAGGTCCTACAGGATATGGATCGAAGCTATAGGTTGCTCCGAGGATATAGGGACACACGACTATATGTGA